The sequence AATTGTCCGAATAATGTATGATGATTCATAAGCCTGAACCTCCTTGTAGACCCGACGGTAATCGGGTTTTGGTATGGTTTTGAATCACACCATTATAGGGAATAGTTCAGGCTTTTTCAATCCTAATTTGGACACACGTGAACCAATTCCTTTTTTGAATACCTGCGGAAATGATCCAGGTTTTTATCTAAAGAGCCGTAAAGCAGAGGCAGGGCCGGCACAAAAACCAATAACTTGCCCCCTGGCTGCAGGATTTTATACATATTTTCAAGCGCTTTAGTATCATCTTCTATATGTTCAAGAACATTTACACAAACTATCGTATCGATGTTTTTTTCTTTTAACCTCAGTATTTTATCTCCAGCCCCTGCGATATCAGTATCAAAAAAATCAATATCAGGATAATCAATCTTCATGTGTTGAATGAAAGACAAGGATTTATCTAAACAGGTCAGTTTTCCCAGTTTGGTCAAATAAAACGTCAAATTTCCAATCCCACAGCCTATTTCAAGGATATTTTTCCCAAGGTATGGTTTTAACATACTGATAATCCATGAATTATAGTTGTGGGTTAACGCAAAAGTCCTTAAAACTTCATGCTGATATCTTTCCATTTCCATTATAGCCTCTTTTTACGGTAAACTAAAGTAAGGTACCTGTTAGTTTCTTTTTTCAACATTCCGCCGCTCCCAAAATATTCATCGTATAAGGTTGTAACAAGCTGGTAATTAGATTTGAAATAGCCTGAGTTAACAAAGGATTCTATCTGGTCTTTGCCAAATACAATATACTCGATATTTTTTTCTTTAAGGTATGAAGCAAGGTCTTTCTTTGTGACTTTGTAATAATAAGAATACGACAGTTCAGAATAAAACTTTTGCCCGCTGAATGTAA is a genomic window of Elusimicrobiota bacterium containing:
- a CDS encoding class I SAM-dependent methyltransferase — encoded protein: MEMERYQHEVLRTFALTHNYNSWIISMLKPYLGKNILEIGCGIGNLTFYLTKLGKLTCLDKSLSFIQHMKIDYPDIDFFDTDIAGAGDKILRLKEKNIDTIVCVNVLEHIEDDTKALENMYKILQPGGKLLVFVPALPLLYGSLDKNLDHFRRYSKKELVHVCPN